The window CGAGCGACTCCTCATCGAGCGCCTTTATGGGACACGGGAGACACAGAGGGGCCATCATTCAGCCTTGTAGCTCCTTTAGCGCGGCAGCATAATCGTTTCGATGCTCCTTTTCGAACCTGCCCACGGAGCGAAAGTAAAAAGCAATCTCAGGGAAACCCTCTTCTTCTGCGATTTGAGCGAACTTCGGGTACATATCTTCGTACTCGTAGTCCTCGCCAGCCGCCGCAGTCGCAAGATTAGCCGAGGTGGTTCCGAGGCGACCCATATAGGCGAGATGTCCTAGTGCATGAGCGGTTTCCTCCCGCCCCGCGCGATCGAATGCCTTGAGGGCTGATTCAGGAGCTCCCTCCAGCTGTGCGATTCTGCGGAACAGAATATACAGCCTGTTGGCCTGCGATTCTCCGGCGAACGCGGCTTCAAGATTCTCCAAGGTCTTCGTGCCGCTCAAGTCCCCAGGGCCGGCGTACTCCACAAAGAATGATGCAGGCGCACCACATACCGGACAGACATCGGGGACGGGTCCGATGTGGTAATAACCACAGCCTTTGCAGCGAGTCTTATCAATCATGGGTGCTCCTTTCGAACGGTCACTCTGAGGGTTCGGTCGGGCTTTCAGTAGCGTCGGGGAGATTGGCAGGCTTTATGCCGACTTTCATCTCGACTTCGATGCGTCGATCATCCCGATAAAGGTGCAATGTTACGGATGCCCCGACCTCATGTCTCCGGACGTGGAGAATCAGGTCCTCCATCGATCGGATCGGCTCGTCATTGAGGGCTACAATCAGGTCGTCCGGACGAATGCCCGAGGCTTCAGCCTCAGTGTCTGGGGTGACGGCAACGACCAGAGCTCCTTCTGTCACAGGAAGTCCTTCGGATTCGGCCAAAGCCTCATGCACGGTCTGACCTTGAATGCCAAGGAAGGGGTGTTCAACGGTGCCGTCTTCGATCAACTGATCAGCGATACGAACGGCGTTGGCCACAGGGATGGCGAATCCAATACCATCGTTCGCACCAGAATCGGTGAATATCGCGGTGTTGATACCGATAAGCCTACCAAGCCGATCAACTAGAGCGCCGCCAGAATTCCCGGGATTGATTGCGGCGTCCGTCTGAACGACGTCCACTAGCGGGTAGACTCCCGTTCTGTTGCTAACGGAATCGGTTATCGACCGGCCAATCGCCGAGACCACTCCTGAGCTTACCGAGTGCGTTAACCCGAACGGGGAGCCGATAGCCACGACCAATTGGCCAACTTCCAGTTCGGCGGAGTTCCCGAGTTCGATCAAAGGCAACTCTCCCTCGACGCGAAGCACGGCCACATCGGTCTCCTGGTCGGCGCCCACTAGAGTAGCCTCGCGACGCTCTCGGTCAGTGCCGGTGATGATTATGCGGTTTGCCCCTCCGACAACGTGGGCGTTGGTCAGGACAAACGTTCCACCGTCGGGTGCTTGGCGAAAGGCGACGCCGGAGCCGTTGCCGCGGGCAGGGGTACGTGGAGGATCCTCTGGGAGGCCGTCCATTCCTGAGATGGACGATCCTGCAACGTCGATGTTGACCACGCTGGGGACGGCAGCCGCGGCAGCAGCGGCCACAGGTTCATCGGTTTCAGGCGCAACCACTCTGATCGACCTTTGCGATCCAGAGCCGTCGGTACCTTCGGCCTGCATGATCCAAGCGCCGAGTATTCCGGATCCAAGTCCTCCGATAGCACCTACCACTAATGCGACGATTACCAGCATTGCGGTGGATGGACGGCTAGATACGACAGCACTCTCTGCAGGTGCCGAAGTTGGTGAAGCGGGGGTGGACGAAGTCATCTCGGCTGCAACCGGGGTGGTCTGCGGCGGCGCCTTTTCGAACTCCTCTGACATGGATCCTCACCTCTGAATATCGTAACCGTGTGTTTACTTTACCCATATTAGGGCGGATTTGTGGATTACCCGTGGCGAATAGAAAAACGGCTACACTCTATGCCCATCTACAGAGTGCAGGTTCCATGCCATCAAGCATGTTGAGAGAGGCACTCTACTGACGTAGACTCTACAGGCATGATTGGAGCTGAATGGCCGCACAGCGTTCGCTTACCGCTGCTGGCGATCGCCTCGATCAGCCCACGACGAACCGATGTTCTTGCGTGCTAACACGAAGGAGCGGATTGATGGATGAGAATGCTGCTGGAACCGCTGCCGCGGTGGCTCCAGTACACACGAAACCGGAAAGAGCTTTCGTCTGGATGTATGCGGCATTGTGGTTAGGGTTGATTGGAGTCTCGGCATACTTGTTAGGTCCATGGAGCACCGCACAAGGTACGGGTGTCGAGTACTACAGGATCCTACTCGCATCGGGTTTCGTGCTGACGGTATCTGGGCCGGTGTTCGCACTTCTAGCCTGGCTGATTGTACGGCATAAGGTCACGATGGATGAACCGCAAAGCCTGTTTGGGCGAATAATGCTCAAGACCATTGGAGCGGGCCTCCTCGGCGCTGTGAGTTGGACCCTCATGCTTCCGACACTGGACTACATGCGAACAGGTCTCGGGTAAAGGAGAGGGCCATCATGAATCCGAGCAAGCAAATAAACGAAGCCGAAATGCAGGCGCGGCGGATATTGGTTCTCAAAGGAGGAAGATCTGCCGAAAGAGAGGTCTCGCTCAATAGCGGGGCCCAGGTCGCGAAGGCCCTTTTGGAGGCGGGGCACGATGTGATCGAACTGGATTCGGCAAGGGATGATTTTATTGAGACAATCGTTAGAGCCCAGCCAGACATCGTTTTTGTCTGCCTCCACGGAAGATACGGCGAAGACGGAACAGTCCAGGGGCTATTGGAGCTGCTCGGCATCGCGTATGTAGGATCGGGGGTCCTGGCTAGCGCCCTAGCGATGGATAAAGTGATGTCGAAGCACATGTTCGCTCACGCAGGTCTACCAACCCCGCGATATGAAGTGGTCAGCGGTAGCGCCCCGGTCGATTTGGAGATGATAGTGGCCGCTCTGGGCGAGAGGACCGTAGTAAAGCCTGCGAACGAAGGTTCGGCGATCGGAGTTTCGGTTGCGCACGACCTCCAAGAGCTGGCCTTAGCGATCGAGACAGCCCTAGGGTTCGACGACAAGGTGTTGGTCGAGGAGTTCGTAGCCGGCGTGGAGATCACGGTCGGTGTGCTCGGCAACGAAGATCCTGTAGCGCTACCCACGATTGAGCTAGTGCCCTCCGCCGAGTTTTTGGACTACGAAGCTAAGTACACTCCGGGCAAGAGTCAACATATCATTCCCGCACGCATCAGTGACGAGGCGACCGTAAAGGCAGGGGAGATTGCCGTGAGTGCTCACAAGATCCTCGGATGCAGGGGGATGTCCAGAGCGGACCTGATCGTTGCAGAAGGGGACAGGGTCCTGCTTCTGGAAACGAACACTATCCCCGGCATGACGCCAGTGAGCCTTTTGCCGGAGGCCGCGGCTGCATACGGACTATCTTTGCCTGAGCTGTGCTCTCTTTTGGTGAAGCTGGCGTTCGACAAGTAAGGTCCGTCAGGAACAACGCAAGGCGGCCGGAAGCCTGATGACAAATAGGGCTCCACCGGCGCGCTGACCGCGCTCGACCCATACCGAACCCCCGTGGGCCTCCACCACTGTCCTTACGATGTAGAGACCCAGCCCGACACCAGACCTTTGTCCATCTCCGGGGATCTTGGCAAAACGCTCGAAGATGAGATTCCGGTTCTCGTCAGAAACGCCCGGGCCTTCGTCCTCCACGCCTAACGTCACCCAGCCCCCGCCGCATCTCGCCGTCAAGCTTATCGTCGTGTGTGGCGGCGAGTGTTTTTGAGCGTTCGTCACCAAGTTGTTCAGCACCTGCCGAAGACGCCGATATTCTCCAAGGACTACACAGGCACCGACTGCATCAACCGTCAGCCGGTGTTTGGATGTGTGTTCCAGAGAAGCACACACGTCTTCTGCGAGTTCTTTTAGATCCACCGGGAGCATGACGGATGGAGCAAGCATCTCCTCTGCCCGAGCGGTGTGCAGAAGGCTCTCAAGAAGATCTTGCATTACTTCGGTGGATCGCCGGGCACCGGCTATGACCTTCTCGGCAACTGGAGCAGGCGGGGCGGAGGAGAGAATCTCAAGATAGCCGCTGATCGCGGTGAGAGGTGCACGCAGATCATGGGATACGAGCGAGATGACCTCGGTGCGAAGTGAATCGATGCGCATCTCTTCGGTGATATCCGAGGTATTGACCAAGAGGCGGTCGGGAAAGCCGTCGATCCGACGCACGGTGACCTTCAGCCATGGCGGCGACCTGCCGGATTGACGTACAACGACTAGGGTGCTTTCGCCCTCGCCGGGAGCGAAGGCCTCGGTGGGGTTTAGAGGGCGCTCCTGGGAATCCAAGAGATCCGTGGTGGCAAATGCCGCGAACAAGTCCTCGCCGAGAAGACCTTTTGGGCTAAAACCGAAATGTGCCAGGGCGCTCGGGTTCACCATTTCGATTTTTCCTCGTTCGACCAGGATCATGCCTTCGGCGGACTGTTCGAAGGTCATTTCCAGTGAGCTCTTTGCCTCCGCGAGATCGTTCATGGCGCGAGCCACAGCGCTCTCATGTTGTTCCAGCGCGACACCCATCATGTTGAAGGAGTTCATCAAATCCTTGAACTCACTTGGAAGGTCGTCGTCAACTGTCAGCGGATTGAAGCGCCGACCCTCAGAAACCGTTTGCGCCTGCTCGCGTAAGCGTGTCGCCAGCCGCTCAACCGAAGAGCCTATTGCGGCGGAGAGATATAACCCGACAACCACGCTCACCGACACAGCCAGAAACAGGGAGAAGATCAAAACCAACTCCATGTGTCTGGCAAACAGGCTGTCCATGTACACCGTGTCTTGAAGAACGGGCAGGCGCAGTAAATCCCCGATGCGATAGAGAGACACCGCAATCACGAGAACTGTCAGAATCGCCAACAGCACTGTGAGGGTTAGCCGTGACATAAGCGTTTTGGGCATAACTCGCACAAGTAGTGTTCTTGCCTTGGAAAACGGGGCCACTGTTCACATCCTTATTACAGGTTCATTCCTATCATCGGCCATTGCGGCCGTTGGTACAACACATGAGGGGACGAGCGGTAACAGAAGCGGGAGAGGGCTCTGACTTGTCACACACAGGGACCGAGGCTTGACAGAGGAGTTCCTGAGGAGTAGCATCAACGCGGACTTCGACTTAGCATGCACTAAGGCGGGCGGGTTCTATCGCCGGTCGACGACGCCAATCAGGAGAATGAACAATGTATGAGCGCAAAGATGACAAGGACCCAGCACCACCCATCCGTACCCTGGATCAGCTGAGATCAGGGGAGTGGGTCGAGATAGTCGCGGTCGACGACGATACCGTCAGATCGCAGGCGATGAGGTTGGGGATACACTCGGGAGCACTGGTCACTTGCGTCACAAAAGTCCCAGCCGGCCCCATCGTCTTGGGGCATGGGCGCCAGGAGATCGCGATAGGTAGGAACCTGGCCAAGAAGATCACTGTGACGAGTTGCTCAACGTCGAACGGAAGGGGTGACTGATGGGGCACAGTCACGCACCTAACTCGCTCCTAGCCAGGTCCGGAGCCGAAATGGTCGTCTTGGCAGGCAACCCAAACGTGGGCAAATCGGTGGTATTCAATGCGCTGACCGGAACCTACGTTGATGTGTCCAACTATCCAGGAACCACCGTGGAGCTTACCAGAGGAGTTTTTGGCGACCGCGACCTGGTCGATACTCCTGGCGTGTACGGGGTTTCCAGCTTCAACGATGAAGAGCGTGTGGCGAGAGACATCATCGTCGACGCTGACATCGTGATAAATGTCGTCGATGCGGTGCATTTGGAGCGTGATCTCTTTCTGACCCTGCACCTTGTCGATATGGGCAAGAAGATGATCGTCGCGCTCAACATGGTCGACGAGGCTCGCTCGCGGGGCGTGAAGATAGATAGGGACTTGCTGGAGGATCTTCTCGGAGTACCTGTGGTGGAGACCGTGGCGGTCACCGGGTCAGGTATCCCGGAGCTCAAGGATGCGGTGGGAAGAGCGCGGGTAGGGCACGCGGATGCACGCATGCAAGAGGAGCTTGTGCTCATGGCCTCGCGCGTGGGTACACGTGCCGAAGCGCTGCTGGTTCTCGAGGGCGACGAGGTGATCGCTTCTCGGCATGGAATCGAACCCGGCGCTGCGCGCGACGAGCTCTATCTGGCCCGGCGGGAGAGGGTCAACGACATCATCGGGCACGTGAGGACCGAGACGCAGGAAGGCATCTCGGTCTCGGCCAGGATCTCGCGGGCCATGATGCATCCTGCGACGGGCATTCCGATGCTACTGGTGTTGCTCTGGGGGATGTACAAGGTGCTTGGGGAGTGGATCGCCGGGGGTCTGGTGGGCGTGCTCGAGGAAGGCTTGATGATCACCTATTTTGAGCCGTTCGTGCGTGAAGCGGTCGCCGGGATAGTGGCCGAAGGCTCCGTTGCATACACGATTCTGGCGGGTGAATTCGGCGTGCTTACGATGACCCCGACCTATCTGATCGGAGTCATATTCCCCCTCGTTACCGGCTTTTATGTGCTGCTCGGGCTTCTCGAAGACTCGGGGTATCTGCCTAGGGTTGCAGCGCTTGCTGATCGCGCGCTTTCGGGCATCGGTCTGAACGGGCGCGCCGTCATCCCAATCATCCTGGGCCTCGGTTGCGTCACCATGGGCACGCTGACAACCCGGATACTCGGTTCAAAGAGGGAGCGATTCATTGCCACGGCGCTCATGGCGATAGCGGTGCCTTGTTCGGCACAGATCGCGGTCATAGCCGCGCTGATGGCGGGAACGGGACCGGTTTATGCGGCCGCGTACTTCGTCATACTCCTGGCAATCTTCGTTGGAGTGGGGACAGTGCTGGCGCGGCTCACACCCGGAGTGACCACGGACTTGCTGATCGATATCCCTTCGCTCAGAGTCCCGAGAATCGACAATGTGCTGCGCAAGACTGTGACCAAGGTGTGGCACTTCATGAAAGAGGTCACCCTGTTCTTCGTGGCTGGCGCTCTCCTGATCTCAACTTTGAGTGTCACGGGAGCACTTGTGAGGATCAAGGGTGCACTCGAGCCGCTGACTGTGGGATGGCTTGGGCTACCCGCCGAGGCGGCGACTGCGTTCGTGATGGGCTTCGTCCGGCGGGACTTCGGTGCAGCAGGCTTTTTCAACATGGATCTCTCGCCAGCTCAGTTGTTGGTTGCGATGGTAACGATAACGCTGTTCGTGCCCTGCATAGCGAGCGCGATGGTGATCCTCAAGGAGCGCGGCATCGCTTATATGATTGGGCTGTTCATCAGCGCAGTAGCGATAGCGTTTATCGCTGGCGGACTCATTGCGCGAGTGATAGGAGTGGTTTAGATGCCGGTAAGCAAGACCTGTTTGAATTGCCAAATGCCTCTCTCACAAGGTGCGGTCCGATGCCCACGATGCAACGCACTGAACACGCCAGCCTGCTCAGGGGCCTGCTCGACTTGTGCGAAAGGCCACGCAAAGAAGGACTGAGCCGGAATTTGCCTTTGCATCGGCCTAGGTACGGCAGTACGATGGTCGACGCGTGAATGTTCAGGCAAATAGAGAGAGGACCGGCACCATGTCCGAAGCAACCAAATCCAGACGGCAGCTAACTATCCTTGCGGTCGTTGCGGGGGCGCTGCTAGTCGCGATCATCGGCATTTTCGCGGTCCGCTTCCTGGCTCCGACTGAGCCTCGATCAGTCGAGCCGGTGGCTCAGGTACCTGAAGCGGAGCCACAGGGGCAGATGCCACCGGGAATGAACCAGGCACCCGAGGTCGAGTTCGATCCAACCACGGCCCCGGTCGTTCCTGACGGCCAAACCCCGGAAGAGTACGTCAGGGAGTATCTGGAGCTTTGCTCGGCGGGGGAATTCGAACAGGCATACACCATGCTGCCGATAGCGACGCAGCTTCGCTACGGGACCGCTGCCTCATTCGCCGAAACGCTGGAAAGCTACAATATCTCCGGATTCGATGTATCGCCACAGCAAGAGAGTGGCGACCAGATCACGGTCGTCGGGACGCAGCGGGCTCAAGGGATTTCTTTCCCGCACACTTGGACCTTTGTGCGGGGTGGGGACGGATCGTGGCTCGTGAAGTCCCGGCAAATGGGCTCCGCGGTCCAGTAGGCCGCATCTAGGGAATGAGTGACTCATTAGCTAGATATCTTGCTCCGGGCACCGTCCCAGATGTTATTCGTGCATACGGCGAGCTTAGTGATCGGGCCTTGAGTGCAGTCTTTGGACTCGAGGACGAGGTCGTCATCGTCGACATCGAAACGACCGGGATCGATCCGGAGAGGGATCGAATCATCGAGGTGGCGGCGCTGCTTTGCCGAGGGCCCGAGACCGTCGACAGGTTTCACACCATGGTCGACCCGGGGCGGCGCATTCCCGAAGCCATAGTCCAGCTCACCGGGATCGCCACGTCGATGGTTCGCGGAGAGCCTTCGCCTGCAGAAGCCGCTTCGGCATTGGTCGACTTCGTGGGCGGCAGGGAAGTCATCGCGCACAATGCCGCTTTCGATCGAGAGTTCCTGCAAAGAGCGGTGCCCGGTCGCGGATTCGTGGAGCCGTGGCTCGATTCGGTTCGGCTGACACAAATAGCGTTGCCGCGGCTGAGAAGCCACACTTTGTCTGACCTGGCCGCGGTCTTCGGCGTCCACACGCCAACCCACAGAGCTGGCGATGACGTCGAAGCGCTCGCTCGCATCTGGCGCATCGCCCTGTGCGGACTCGATCTGCTGCCTCGAGCTCTCGTCCAGGAGCTCGCAACAGCCCTAGCCGGGTATGACCCCAAGCTCTCGGCCACCCTGGCGCAGGTCAGCTTCGATCAGAGAGCCGCAGCCTTCGACCTTCGGGAGGAGAGGAAGCGCCTCGTTTCGGCAGATGATGCCGAAGCGATGCGGGATGCAAGGGAGGTCGAACTCCGGATTCCCAGTGAGGCAGAGCTGGTCGAGGCGTTCTCCGACTCCGGGCTGGCCGGTCGGATGTACGAGAGCTTCGAGGCCCGGGCTGAGCAGCTGCAGATGGCCCGCGCTGTCACAGAGGCGTTTGCCGAGGGGCGCCACGCCGCCATCGAAGCGGGCACGGGGGTTGGCAAGTCGCTGGCGTACTTGGCTCCGGCGGCGTACATCGCGCAGGCCAGCGGAGTCGGAATCGGCATCGCGACCAAAACGAATTCGCTTCTCGATCAACTGGTGCATGGCGAGCTACCGGCCCTGAGCTCGGCGATGGAGGCCGATTTCAGGTACGTCTCGCTCAAGGGCTACGATCACTAT of the Actinomycetota bacterium genome contains:
- a CDS encoding rubrerythrin, whose protein sequence is MIDKTRCKGCGYYHIGPVPDVCPVCGAPASFFVEYAGPGDLSGTKTLENLEAAFAGESQANRLYILFRRIAQLEGAPESALKAFDRAGREETAHALGHLAYMGRLGTTSANLATAAAGEDYEYEDMYPKFAQIAEEEGFPEIAFYFRSVGRFEKEHRNDYAAALKELQG
- a CDS encoding trypsin-like peptidase domain-containing protein, encoding MSEEFEKAPPQTTPVAAEMTSSTPASPTSAPAESAVVSSRPSTAMLVIVALVVGAIGGLGSGILGAWIMQAEGTDGSGSQRSIRVVAPETDEPVAAAAAAAVPSVVNIDVAGSSISGMDGLPEDPPRTPARGNGSGVAFRQAPDGGTFVLTNAHVVGGANRIIITGTDRERREATLVGADQETDVAVLRVEGELPLIELGNSAELEVGQLVVAIGSPFGLTHSVSSGVVSAIGRSITDSVSNRTGVYPLVDVVQTDAAINPGNSGGALVDRLGRLIGINTAIFTDSGANDGIGFAIPVANAVRIADQLIEDGTVEHPFLGIQGQTVHEALAESEGLPVTEGALVVAVTPDTEAEASGIRPDDLIVALNDEPIRSMEDLILHVRRHEVGASVTLHLYRDDRRIEVEMKVGIKPANLPDATESPTEPSE
- a CDS encoding D-alanine--D-alanine ligase yields the protein MNPSKQINEAEMQARRILVLKGGRSAEREVSLNSGAQVAKALLEAGHDVIELDSARDDFIETIVRAQPDIVFVCLHGRYGEDGTVQGLLELLGIAYVGSGVLASALAMDKVMSKHMFAHAGLPTPRYEVVSGSAPVDLEMIVAALGERTVVKPANEGSAIGVSVAHDLQELALAIETALGFDDKVLVEEFVAGVEITVGVLGNEDPVALPTIELVPSAEFLDYEAKYTPGKSQHIIPARISDEATVKAGEIAVSAHKILGCRGMSRADLIVAEGDRVLLLETNTIPGMTPVSLLPEAAAAYGLSLPELCSLLVKLAFDK
- a CDS encoding ATP-binding protein, which translates into the protein MSRLTLTVLLAILTVLVIAVSLYRIGDLLRLPVLQDTVYMDSLFARHMELVLIFSLFLAVSVSVVVGLYLSAAIGSSVERLATRLREQAQTVSEGRRFNPLTVDDDLPSEFKDLMNSFNMMGVALEQHESAVARAMNDLAEAKSSLEMTFEQSAEGMILVERGKIEMVNPSALAHFGFSPKGLLGEDLFAAFATTDLLDSQERPLNPTEAFAPGEGESTLVVVRQSGRSPPWLKVTVRRIDGFPDRLLVNTSDITEEMRIDSLRTEVISLVSHDLRAPLTAISGYLEILSSAPPAPVAEKVIAGARRSTEVMQDLLESLLHTARAEEMLAPSVMLPVDLKELAEDVCASLEHTSKHRLTVDAVGACVVLGEYRRLRQVLNNLVTNAQKHSPPHTTISLTARCGGGWVTLGVEDEGPGVSDENRNLIFERFAKIPGDGQRSGVGLGLYIVRTVVEAHGGSVWVERGQRAGGALFVIRLPAALRCS
- a CDS encoding ferrous iron transport protein A translates to MYERKDDKDPAPPIRTLDQLRSGEWVEIVAVDDDTVRSQAMRLGIHSGALVTCVTKVPAGPIVLGHGRQEIAIGRNLAKKITVTSCSTSNGRGD
- the feoB gene encoding ferrous iron transport protein B, whose protein sequence is MGHSHAPNSLLARSGAEMVVLAGNPNVGKSVVFNALTGTYVDVSNYPGTTVELTRGVFGDRDLVDTPGVYGVSSFNDEERVARDIIVDADIVINVVDAVHLERDLFLTLHLVDMGKKMIVALNMVDEARSRGVKIDRDLLEDLLGVPVVETVAVTGSGIPELKDAVGRARVGHADARMQEELVLMASRVGTRAEALLVLEGDEVIASRHGIEPGAARDELYLARRERVNDIIGHVRTETQEGISVSARISRAMMHPATGIPMLLVLLWGMYKVLGEWIAGGLVGVLEEGLMITYFEPFVREAVAGIVAEGSVAYTILAGEFGVLTMTPTYLIGVIFPLVTGFYVLLGLLEDSGYLPRVAALADRALSGIGLNGRAVIPIILGLGCVTMGTLTTRILGSKRERFIATALMAIAVPCSAQIAVIAALMAGTGPVYAAAYFVILLAIFVGVGTVLARLTPGVTTDLLIDIPSLRVPRIDNVLRKTVTKVWHFMKEVTLFFVAGALLISTLSVTGALVRIKGALEPLTVGWLGLPAEAATAFVMGFVRRDFGAAGFFNMDLSPAQLLVAMVTITLFVPCIASAMVILKERGIAYMIGLFISAVAIAFIAGGLIARVIGVV